In Caulobacter segnis ATCC 21756, the sequence AAGATCCTCAAGTGGCTGGCCCAGGGCTTCGGCCTCCTGTTCCAGAAGACGCTGGGCCTGCGCGGCCCGCCGGCCCTGGCCACCGCCGCCACCATCTTCATGGGCCAGATCGAGGGCCCGATCTTCATCCGCGCCTATCTCGACAAGCTGAGCCGCTCGGAGCTCTTCATGCTGATCGCGGTCGGCATGGCTTGCGTCTCGGGCTCGACCATGGTCGCCTACGCCACCATCCTGGCCGACGTGCTGCCCAACGCCGCCGCCCACGTGCTGACCGCCTCGATCATCTCGGCCCCGGCCGGCGTGCTGCTGGCCCGGATCATCGTCCCCTCCGACCCGATGGAGAAGGGCGCGGACCTCGATCTCGCCACCGAGGACAAGAGCTACGGCAGCTCGATCGACGCGGTCATGAAGGGCACCACCGACGGCCTGCAGATCGCGCTGAACGTCGGCGCGACCCTGATCGTCTTCGTCGCCCTGGCCACCATGGTCGACAAGATCCTGGGCGCCATGCCGGACGTCGGCGGCCAGCCGCTGAGCATCGCGCGCGGCCTGGGCGTGATCTTCTCGCCGCTGGCCTGGGCCATGGGCGTGCCGTGGAAGGAGGCCGGGACCGCCGGCGGCCTGCTGGGCGTGAAGCTGATCCTCACGGAGTTCACCGCCTTCATCCAGCTCGCCAAGGTAGGCGCGACGTCGCTGGACGAGCGCACCCGCATGATCATGACGTATGCGCTGTGCGGCTTCGCCAACATCGGCTCGGTCGGCATGAACGTGGCCGGCTTCTCGGTGCTGGTGCCCCAGCGCCGCCAGGAGATCCTCAGCCTCGTGTGGAAGGCGATGATGGCCGGCTTCCTCGCCACCTGCCTGACCGGTTCGCTGATCGGCCTGATGCCGCGGTCGCTGTTCGGGCTGTGATCAACTAAAAGTTGCTC encodes:
- a CDS encoding NupC/NupG family nucleoside CNT transporter, translating into MFRPENVQALAGLALTLGLCWLVSENRKRFPWVLAIAALVVQVLLVLVLFGLPQAQRLMQGVNGAVEGLASSTQAGTAFVFGFLAGGDQPYPVTNPGAGFIFAFRVVPVILVVCALSALLWHWKILKWLAQGFGLLFQKTLGLRGPPALATAATIFMGQIEGPIFIRAYLDKLSRSELFMLIAVGMACVSGSTMVAYATILADVLPNAAAHVLTASIISAPAGVLLARIIVPSDPMEKGADLDLATEDKSYGSSIDAVMKGTTDGLQIALNVGATLIVFVALATMVDKILGAMPDVGGQPLSIARGLGVIFSPLAWAMGVPWKEAGTAGGLLGVKLILTEFTAFIQLAKVGATSLDERTRMIMTYALCGFANIGSVGMNVAGFSVLVPQRRQEILSLVWKAMMAGFLATCLTGSLIGLMPRSLFGL